From the Oryzihumus leptocrescens genome, one window contains:
- a CDS encoding HD domain-containing protein, protein MSYQESRTWQRTLGSRDDDPHAEQRQKLRAGFEQFRARVEPLASEIPLSVPGYTDHSISHCDSLWSVVDMLVSQEYPINPAEAFVLGGTFLIHDLGMGVSAYGAGVREIVDATDWLDLLASMYPDTYRAIQNELKRSLDDNPNWDGITDPKAKAALTAYLRANHADHAKAIMTQRWKTSNDEDFFLLEDAELRHYFGELIGELARSHWQDVQSLPARFGKVRGAVPKMPADWTVDPLKLACILRTSDAAQVDSRRADPLHTPFRQPQGESKNHWLFQERMLMPHPKDGRLVYTSTRDFTIDQASAWWLAFDTIQMIDGELRKVDAILADLRRPRLDVRSVAGADTPTRLSEYIRATDWVPIDARPVINDTEGVIAKLGGQALYGHRQGHVVLRELLANAVDATRLRAAEDPQSVIQPVRVTVTQDSDGRFVVEVADQGIGMTVEEVVNFLCAFGTSGWNSYATRTEHPGALAAGYRSTGQFGIGFYSVFMLADEVTVQSRSTNVGPTETAILHFSNGLHERPVLRVANSRNDWRREPGTSISFVLRNGAQGISELVSSFDPITDLSDLGRVLTGQTRRAALLCGMQILVQCLGGAEYEATSVVPWREMDPGILFDQLYFPDTQYSQSAEYARWRRNFERYSRPVCGENGETIGRLSLNLDPEQRPHAYRGRTPGRIYCGGFIANEVHDIGGVLLAEPDTAARSSTRAGLSLREGRRWFEEQVELLGGELANISDRLTVATWAINMGVPLEDQPFVLGKGGPLTPAAFQEWALDRDRIEIVDLIGNTADYGDGTLVFLDASNDALVRLGDDMVSCPSTEDFDLIRFIEGPIGGELEFADEFFCTGESIQEWWIDSATSVAGEVVRRAAAAWGVSVIDLLRASWHCEQSWEEDSGLEILSVRGEKLRVSGLALVRPTANSPVAAPSV, encoded by the coding sequence GTGAGCTACCAGGAAAGCCGGACTTGGCAACGGACTCTCGGATCGAGAGACGATGACCCGCACGCGGAGCAGCGGCAGAAACTGCGGGCTGGATTCGAACAATTCCGAGCCCGGGTTGAGCCCCTGGCCTCTGAGATTCCGCTGAGTGTGCCTGGCTATACGGACCACTCCATATCGCATTGCGACAGCCTGTGGAGCGTCGTGGATATGCTGGTCTCGCAAGAATATCCAATCAATCCCGCGGAAGCGTTTGTGCTTGGCGGCACTTTCTTGATTCACGATTTGGGAATGGGTGTCTCTGCGTACGGGGCCGGAGTCCGAGAGATAGTTGACGCCACCGATTGGCTCGATCTCCTTGCGTCAATGTATCCGGACACGTATCGGGCCATTCAGAATGAACTAAAGCGGTCTCTGGATGACAACCCAAATTGGGACGGGATTACTGACCCGAAAGCCAAGGCCGCTCTTACTGCTTACCTCCGCGCCAACCACGCTGATCATGCCAAAGCCATCATGACGCAACGCTGGAAGACGTCGAATGACGAGGATTTCTTTCTCCTTGAGGACGCCGAACTTCGGCACTACTTCGGGGAACTTATTGGAGAATTGGCTCGAAGTCACTGGCAGGACGTGCAATCTCTTCCGGCGAGATTCGGCAAGGTGCGAGGGGCGGTGCCGAAGATGCCGGCGGATTGGACAGTTGATCCCCTCAAGCTAGCGTGCATCTTGCGCACTTCGGATGCAGCGCAAGTGGATAGTCGGCGAGCCGACCCTCTGCACACGCCTTTTAGGCAGCCGCAAGGTGAGTCGAAAAACCATTGGCTGTTTCAAGAGCGGATGTTGATGCCTCACCCGAAGGATGGCCGTCTCGTGTACACGAGCACACGAGACTTTACTATCGACCAGGCATCCGCCTGGTGGCTCGCTTTCGACACGATTCAAATGATCGACGGAGAGCTCCGCAAGGTGGATGCAATCTTGGCGGACCTGAGGCGGCCAAGATTGGATGTCAGGTCAGTGGCCGGGGCGGATACGCCGACACGTCTTTCCGAATATATTCGCGCCACGGACTGGGTTCCTATTGACGCGCGCCCCGTAATCAACGACACCGAAGGAGTGATTGCAAAACTTGGTGGGCAGGCACTGTATGGGCACCGCCAGGGGCACGTGGTTCTCCGGGAACTTCTGGCAAATGCAGTGGATGCTACTCGGCTCAGGGCGGCCGAAGACCCACAGAGCGTCATCCAACCCGTGCGTGTCACGGTGACGCAAGATTCGGACGGAAGATTCGTCGTTGAGGTCGCCGACCAAGGAATAGGTATGACTGTGGAGGAGGTTGTCAACTTCCTCTGTGCCTTTGGCACATCGGGGTGGAATTCCTACGCCACTCGAACGGAGCATCCGGGAGCATTGGCGGCTGGCTACCGGTCGACGGGCCAATTTGGGATCGGCTTCTATAGCGTTTTCATGCTTGCTGACGAGGTGACTGTCCAGTCTCGCTCCACGAATGTGGGGCCAACGGAAACCGCGATCCTGCATTTCTCAAACGGCCTTCATGAGCGCCCGGTGTTGCGCGTTGCCAACTCACGTAACGACTGGCGGCGTGAGCCTGGCACTTCGATCAGTTTCGTGCTGCGTAATGGTGCTCAGGGAATCAGCGAACTAGTAAGCTCATTCGACCCGATCACCGATTTGTCAGACCTCGGTAGGGTCTTAACTGGCCAGACGCGCAGAGCCGCCCTGCTTTGCGGAATGCAAATTCTGGTCCAATGCCTTGGTGGCGCTGAGTACGAAGCGACAAGCGTCGTCCCATGGCGTGAGATGGACCCCGGAATCCTATTTGATCAACTGTACTTTCCAGACACGCAGTACTCGCAGTCGGCGGAGTATGCGCGATGGAGAAGGAACTTTGAGCGATACTCGCGCCCAGTATGTGGAGAGAATGGCGAAACCATTGGGCGCCTTTCTTTGAATTTGGATCCTGAGCAGCGCCCCCACGCCTACAGGGGTCGCACGCCGGGTAGGATCTATTGCGGTGGGTTCATCGCAAATGAAGTTCATGACATCGGTGGCGTACTCCTGGCTGAGCCCGACACGGCGGCGCGCAGCTCCACTCGTGCGGGCCTATCGCTCCGTGAGGGTCGCCGGTGGTTTGAGGAACAAGTTGAATTGTTGGGTGGCGAACTCGCCAACATTAGTGATCGACTTACTGTGGCCACTTGGGCCATCAATATGGGCGTGCCCCTCGAGGATCAGCCCTTTGTTCTCGGTAAGGGCGGCCCCTTGACTCCGGCCGCTTTTCAAGAATGGGCGCTGGATCGTGACCGTATCGAGATCGTCGATTTGATCGGCAACACCGCTGATTATGGAGATGGAACGCTAGTTTTCCTTGATGCGTCTAACGATGCACTGGTGAGATTGGGTGACGATATGGTCTCGTGCCCGTCGACCGAAGACTTTGACCTCATTCGATTCATCGAGGGCCCCATTGGCGGGGAACTTGAGTTTGCTGATGAATTTTTCTGTACGGGTGAGTCGATTCAGGAATGGTGGATCGATAGCGCGACGTCAGTCGCCGGAGAAGTGGTTCGGCGAGCCGCAGCCGCATGGGGGGTCAGCGTGATCGACCTCTTGAGGGCCTCGTGGCACTGTGAGCAAAGTTGGGAAGAAGACAGCGGCCTAGAGATCCTTTCCGTCCGAGGTGAGAAGCTTCGCGTGTCGGGCCTTGCGCTAGTTCGGCCAACTGCAAATTCGCCAGTGGCAGCGCCGTCAGTGTAG
- a CDS encoding NUDIX hydrolase, translating to MGDQPKYSVSVAGVVIDEAGHVLVIQRRDNGAWEAPGGILEPGETFEQGVIREVREETGITVEVERLTGVYKNMTRDIVALVYRCRAASGAAEPSDEARRVLWVVRDDVDSLMTPAFAIRVHDALADVPASRAHDGTDILERS from the coding sequence ATGGGTGACCAGCCGAAGTACTCAGTCAGCGTGGCGGGCGTCGTGATCGACGAGGCCGGCCATGTTCTCGTCATCCAGCGACGCGACAACGGAGCCTGGGAAGCGCCTGGGGGCATCCTCGAGCCCGGCGAGACTTTCGAACAGGGCGTCATTCGCGAGGTCCGCGAGGAAACCGGCATCACCGTCGAGGTCGAGCGACTAACAGGCGTCTACAAGAACATGACGCGAGACATCGTCGCCCTGGTCTATCGATGCAGGGCAGCTTCAGGTGCAGCCGAGCCCTCCGACGAGGCCCGCCGCGTCCTCTGGGTAGTCCGCGACGACGTGGACAGCCTCATGACGCCAGCATTCGCAATACGTGTCCACGACGCATTGGCTGACGTTCCCGCCAGCCGCGCCCACGATGGGACCGACATCCTCGAGCGGAGCTAA